One Rhizoctonia solani chromosome 1, complete sequence DNA window includes the following coding sequences:
- a CDS encoding aldo/keto reductase family protein: MPIHTSVTLNTGAEMPTIGLGTWKSAPGDVGKAVEYALKEAGYRHIDTAYDYRNEAEVGQGIKASGVPRSEALDESLSKLGTEYLDLWLMHWPAPMKDGKADKSLDWLDAWKQMEKIYETQRDKVKAIGVSNFSVEFLQRLLKEAKLFLQSCPQTDVIELCRENGIALTAYSPLGSDNSPLLTDPAVTKIAEAHGVHPARILVSLWANTNGVAVAAQSVLPKSIKPARIAENNKVVELAPEEIAELLKIEQRSKFRACKPTWTGWGTLGFPDVKE, encoded by the exons ATGCCGATCCATACATCTGTCACGCTTAACACTGGTGCTGAAATGCCCACAATCGGTCTCGGAACATGGAAGAGTGCTCCTGGAGATGTTGGTAAAGCTGTCGAGTATGCTCTCAAAGAGGCCGGCTACCGCCATATTGATACCGC GTACGACTACCGCAATGAGGCTGAGGTTGGACAAGGGATCAAG GCCTCTGGCGTCCCGAGGAGTGAA GCGCTAGATGAGTCTTTGTCCAAACTCGGCACAGAATATCTTGATCTTT GGCTCATGCACTGG CCGGCTCCTATGAAGGATG GCAAGGCTGATAAATCGCTCGACTGGCTCGACGCCTGGAAACAAATGGAAAAAATCTACGAAACGCAAAGAGACAAAGTTAAAGCCATCG GAGTCTCAAACTTTTCTGTTGAGTTTCTTCAACGCCTCTTGAAAGAAGCCAAGTTGTTCCTGCA ATCTTGCCCCCAGACGGATGTGATTGAACTGTGCCGCGAGAATGGGATTGCACTCACCGCGTACTCTCCTTTAGGATCCGATAACTCGCCACTTCTCACCG ACCCGGCCGTGACCAAGATAGCAGAGGCGCACGGCGTGCATCCTGCACGTATTCTCGTCTCGCTCTGGGCCAATACCAACGGCGTAGCAG TTGCGGCGCAATCAGTTTTGCCCAAGTCGATCAAACCTGCACGCATTGCAGAGAATAACAAGGTCGTGGAACTCGCACCTGAAGAGATTGCTGAGCTCTTGAAGATTGAGCAGCGCAGCAAGTTCCGGGCTTGCAAGCCGACCTGGACCGGTTGGGGGACCCTCGGGTTCCCAGATGTCAAAGAGTGA
- a CDS encoding GTP-binding protein GTR1 has protein sequence MGKSGSGKTSMRSVIFSNNTASATSRLGATIDVEQNHMRFLGDLMLNLWDCGGQDNFFDSYLSSQRQTIFNDVAVLIYVFDIEIETRQPTDAVLKEKEKDFEYFYHILDNCRSRSPEAKIFVLINKMDLISGGKKEKDEAYSRKVRELDTRAKPIMGNTSLRCFGTSIWDQSLYRAWSRIVHTLIPNANLLARHLSMFCTICDATEVVLFERTTFLIIARSGRGGEFGEQGGEISDSGDDPINPERFEKISELIKAFKLSCSKLQEQFHSLEMRFPQFACLLDVLTPNTYVMVITSHPNIQPSLLKLNVRLARSKFNELQAGRFPSAPTTPISPA, from the exons ATGGGCAAGTCTGG GAGCGGGAAAACTTCGATGAGATCCGTTATTTT CTCAAACAATACTGCTTCCGCAACTTCGCGTCTAGGGGCCACAATCGATGTTGAACAAAACCATATGCGCTTTTTGGGAGACCTAATGCTTAATCTATGGGACTGCGGTGGCCAAGACAACTTCTTTGACTCTTACCTCTCGTCCCAACGGCAAACCATTTTCAACGACGTCGCTGTTCTTATCTATGTATTCGATATCGAGATAGAGACCCGACAGCCGACCGACGCAGTTCTAAAGGAAAAAGAGAAGGACTTTGAATATTTCTATCACATTTTGGATAATTGTCGGTCCCGGAGCCCCGAAGCCAAGATTTTCGTTCTAATCAACAAGATGGACCTGATCTCTGGaggaaagaaagagaaagatGAAGCCTACAGCCGCAAGGTTCGGGAATTGGATACGCGGGCAAAACCTATTATGGGCAACACCTCACTTCGTTGTTTTGGCACAAGCATTTGGGATCAAAGCCTATACAGG GCATGGTCTCGGATTGTCCATACACTTATTCCGAATGCAAACCTACTCGCTCGACACCTGAGCATGTTTTGTACAATTTGCGATGCGACAGAAGTTGTGTTATTTGAGCGCACTACCTTCCTTATTATTGCTCGAAGCGGGCGTGGCGGGGAGTTTGGCGAACAAGGTGGCGAAATCTCTGACTCGGGGGATGATCCAATAAATCCCGAACGATTCGAGAAAATCAGCGAGCTTATCAAGGCGTTCAAGCTCTCGTGCAG CAAACTGCAAGAACAATTCCACTCACTTGAGATGCGTTTCCCACAGTTCGCCTGTTTACTGGACGTTTTGACGCCGAACACCTATGTGATGGTTATCACTTCCCATCCTAATATCC AACCATCTTTGCTGAAACTTAATGTCCGACTAGCTCGGAGCAAGTTTAATGAGCTACAAGCAGGCCGTTTCCCATCCGCTCCAACTACTCCTATTTCTCCTGCTTGA
- a CDS encoding Sodium/calcium exchanger protein: MSHRECYNPGDDTSRNGLLIHIPLPFPHPMTVESTPLLANGNGHARERSFVQKVKEVIVAEGEPGWIESSRFILLGSWFNVLLIFIPLALISEKLEWDAGLRFAFSFIGIIPLAKLLGEATEQLSMRLGQTLGGLLNASFGNAVEIIVGIAALVQGELRIVQTSMLGSVLSNLLLVLGMSFLAGGIRFHEQNFRVTAAQTGSSLMTLACITLVIPAAYHSSQQHPSNPPVPNAISTLMETDAPGGNERSHNGLLLISRGTAIVLLIVYVSYLYFQLKSHADLFAAPVDEDSEPEEPNMSVISGATWLLGITVLTSFTADVLVGSIEETAEKYHIPKGFIGLILLPLVANAAEHVTSVWMAMKGKLELTIGISVGSSIQIAAFVVPLLVIVSWVIGKELTLYFADFETVSLFVSVILVNLLIMDGKSNYMEGLMCCALYIVIAIAFWVS; the protein is encoded by the exons ATGTCTCATCGTGAGTGTTATAACCCGGGTGACGATACCTCTCGTAACGGATTGTTGATCCATATTCCCCTTCCGTTTCCTCATCCAATGACAGTCGAATCTACACCATTATTAGCGAATGGCAATGGCCATGCCCGCGAGCGATCTTTCGTTCAAAAAGTGAAAGAAGTAATCGTGGCCGAAGGCGAGCCTGGGTGGATCGAATCCTCCAGGTTTATTCTCTTGGGCTCCTGGTTCAATGTCCTTCTTATTTTCATCCCATTGGCACTTATTTCCGAGAAACTCGAGTGGGATGCAGGCCTCAGGTTTGCCTTTAGTTTCATCGGGATTATACCCCTTGCAAAG CTCTTGGGCGAGGCAACCGAACAACTATCAATGAGGCTTGGACAGACGCTGGGTGGTCTGTTGAACGCATCATTCGGTAACGCT GTCGAAATTATCGTTGGGATCGCCGCGCTGGTTCAGG GCGAACTCAGGATCGTCCAGACTTCC ATGCTGGGCTCAGTCTTATCAAACCTATTGCTTGTGCTCGGGATGTCGTTCTTGGCCG GTGGTATTCGTTTCCATGAACAGAACTTCCGAGTTACAGCTGCTCAAAC TGGCTCATCC TTGATGACTCTTGCATGCATCA CCCTAGTGATTCCTGCCGCGTACCACTCCAGTCAACAACACCCTTCCAATCCTCCGGTTCCCAATGCAATCTCGACTCTCATGGAGACCGATGCTCCTGGAGGCAATGAGCGTTCTCATAACGGATTGTTGCTCATCTCTCGTGGTACTGCAATTGTCCTATTGATCGTCTACGTCAGCTATTTGTACTTCCAA CTCAAGTCGCACGCCGACCTGTTCGCTGCTCCCGTCGACGAGGACAGCGAGCCAGAGGAGCCAAACATGAGCGTTATTAGCGGTGCCACTTG GTTGCTTGGTATCACCGTGCTCACTTCGTTTACTGCAGATGTTT TGGTCGGATCAATCGAAGAAACAGCAGAGAAGTATCATATTCCCAAGGGATTCATCGGTCTTATTTTGTTGCCATTGGTG GCCAACGCAGCTGAACATGTCACTTCAGTCTGGATGGCAATGAAGGGCAAACTGGAGCTTACCATTGGTATCAGCGTTGGTAGCTCAATC CAAATTGCCGCCTTCGTAGTTC CGCTCCTTGTGATTGTTTCATGGGTCATCGGAAAAGAGCTAACTCTCTACTTTGCTGACTTTGAG ACCGTCTCCCTCTTTGTCAGCGTTATCTTGGTCAACTTGTTGATCATGGATGGCAAGTCCAATTACATGGAAGGTCTGATGTGCTGTGCACTGTACATCGTCATTGCGATTGCAT TCTGGGTGTCTTAA
- a CDS encoding phospholipase: MSDPTIKGLVPSQVEYDGSNLRVAIVHARWNKTVIDALVAGAVEKLKERGVKESNIVIESVPGSFELPLACSKVISASQTQASSTATDLLGGAASLLSLDPHAPQRIPSPAPGTVTVNMPSKAFDAVIAIGVLIKGSTMHFEYICDSVSHALMRLQMDTGVPVIFGVLTALTDDQALERAGLGRGPNGKGHNHGEDWGLAAVEMGSHVQKWAAGKF, from the exons ATGTCTGACCCGACTATCAAGGGACTGGTACCTAGCCAAGTAGAATATGACGGTTCGAACCTGCGCGTTGCGATCGTACATGCGCGATGGAACAAGACCGTAATTGACGCACTGGTCGCTGGGGCTGTAGAAAAGCTCAAGGAGCGGGGCGTAAAAGAGTCTAACATCGTGATTGAATCAGTTCCCGGGAGCTTTGAACTTCCACTTGCGTGCTCCAA AGTAATCTCCGCCTCACAGACCCAAGCGAGTTCGACCGCCACAGATCTTCTAGGCGGCGCAGCCTCTTTGCTCTCTTTAGATCCTCATGCCCCACAGCGCATTCCCTCTCCTGCCCCCGGTACTGTGACTGTGAATATGCCAAGCAAGGCATTTGATGCAGTTATTGCTATTGGTGTACTCATCAAAGGTTCTACCATGCACTTCGAATATATCTGCGACTCAGTGTCGCACGCCTTGATGCGCCTACAAATGGACACTGGTGTTCCGGTCATCTTTGGCGTTTTAACAGCACTCACTGATGACCAAGCTTTGGAACGAGCTGGCCTTGGTCGCGGGCCCAATGGCAAGGGGCACAACCATGGAGAAGATTGGGGTCTGGCAGCCGTAGAAATGGGATCACATGTCCAAAAATGGGCTGCAGGGAAGTTTTGA
- a CDS encoding ubiquitin homeostasis protein lub1: MVISAFTALSLLLVFSRSTSALTWGSTKYFFVFGDSYTTTGYNVSAGINSPTPGWTSSNGPNWVQYLGGTYNVTDTKVYNLAYGGATTDSKLVTPYLPTVQSFVDQVTLFSNHFSPGNSWWWSNVTQAGFHQTLLDRYFSQVDELYRRGARSFLFLNVPPLERAPLFIEQGATTVKAVMASTDDFNKQLAQRVKQFQKTYKGLGQVTLYDAHKAFNVQLDNANVLGFVNVTGYNTAYQNGTPGSTYQIAGSKPVSSYFWLNSLHPTFGVHDIMARAISTVIMVGYPGWKANLISPDSGLDQTTSLKDNPQPWWVLLAGLYNMGHLYKLSAVLSAHSSDVRDLIAPTNDLILSVSRDSLAIAWRRDGPNGFTPTTYSAGSRFVNSVTYIPPQKNGGPGSQGYIVTGGQDTVINVFDLSHPDGAKEPTFTLLGHRENVCALDSTPSGTIVSGSWDSTARVWKNFQQVHELRGHSHSVWAVLAVDEDQTLTGSADKTIALWQGSKLAHRYTGHTDAVRGLSILPEGIDIGFASCSNDGTVKLWTLGGDVLHQFDGHTSFVYSLAAIAETGSLISSGEDRTARIWEDGELVQTLTHPAISVWTVDAMPNGDIVTGCSDGVVRVFSRNESRWANAETIQAFENQVASQAIPSESVGDVKKTDLPGPEALERSGNKDGQVIMVRTASGSVEAHEWSAGQRKWVKIGDVVDAVGQNRKQLYNGKEYDYVFKVDIKDGAPPLSLPYNATDNPYSAAQKFLAENELSMEYIDQVVGFIEKNTGGFKVEQQSQQFVDPYTGASRYQANPTSAPSNNITTYSDPFTGGSRYAPASTHAAATPPPPKPVNSILPVRTALGFKQANIPAMENKFKQLNEGLSGDPNTSSLALTPLEFKLFNRSFALMNAKAHSPPKVPVETSAELSQKDIDIIADVLARWPSLQRFPVVDLLRLLIAYSPNTFEAPQTSQKLIDALFEASEWKSEPWPSPLPKHRETNVLLTLRALSNLFQVGPHKVVGTGPWVPGLFTTLAAGPYSVLTKTQKVALATIAFNYSVVELIGKVDPLAAPAHVSLVTLILNNEREDNETGYRALVALGNIVYNAKSQGSLSDVAAAAYRPLLTNVATAFPEERVLSLVQEIKALLG, translated from the exons ATGGTTATTAGTGCCTTCACTGCACTTAGCTTGCTCCTAGTTTTCTCCAGATCAACATCAGCATTGACCTGGGGATCGACAAAG TACTTCTTTG TATTCGGAGATAGCTACA CCACTACAGGTTACAATGTATCAGCCGGGATAAATTCGCCCACGCCAGGATGG ACATCATCAAATGGCCCAAATTGGGTTCAGTATCTTGGAGGAACTTATAATGTGACGGATACCAAG GTTTATAATCTTGCATATGGTGGTGCTACTACAGATTCAAAACTAGTTACGCCATATCTGCCCACAGTGCA GTCGTTTGTAGATCAAGTCACTCTGTTTAGCAATCACTTTTCACCT GGAAACTCGTGGTGGTGGAGCAACGTAACTCAGGCCGGATTTCATCAGACGCTGCTTGATCGATATTTTTCACAAGTCGACGAGCTCTACAGACGGGGTGCACGCTCATTTCTCTTTTTGAACGTACCGCCTTTGGAACGTGCCCCACTTTTTATTGAACAAGGAGCTACAACTGTCAAGGCAGTCATGGCCTCAACGGATGATTTCAACAAGCAGCTAGCACAGCGAGTGAAGCAATTCCAGAAGACATACAAAGGTCTCGGCCAAGTTACTCTTTATGATGCTCATAAAGCATTCAATGTCCAG CTCGATAATGCAAATGTTTTAGGTTTTGTCAACGTGACTGGTTACAATACTGCCTACCAAAATGGTACACCGGGATCTACCTATCAGATCGCAGGGTCCAAACCAGTCTCAAGCTACTT CTGGTTGAACTCGCTTCATCCTACGTTCGGAGTCCACGA TATCATGGCTCGTGCTATCTCCACTGTCATTA TGGTTGGCTACCCGGGCTGG AAGGCTAACCTCATTAGCCCTGACTCGGGTCTCGACCAAACAACATCTCTTAAGGATAACCCTCAACCTTGGTGGGTGCTACTCGCCGGTCTTTACAACATGGGACACCTTTACAAGCTCTCAGCTGTACTTTCTGCGCACTCGAGCGACGTGCGAGATCTTATAGCACCAACCAATGATTTGATTTTGTCGGTTTCCCGCGACTCTTTGGCAATAGCGTGGAGGAGGGACGGGCCGAACGGGTTTACGCCGACGACGTACTCGGCAGGCTCGCGATTCGTGAATTCTGTCACGTATATTCCACCACAGAAAAATGGAGGACCTGGATCACAAGGGTACATCGTTACTGGAGGCCAGGATACAGTAATAAACGTCTTCGATCTATCTCATCCTGACGGTGCCAAAGAACCCACATTCACGCTTCTCGGTCATCGAGAAAATGTTTGTGCACTTGATTCAACTCCTTCTGGCACGATTGTATCCGGTTCATGGGATTC TACAGCACGAGTCTGGAAGAATTTTCAACAGGTACACGAATTGCGCGGGCATTCCCACTCCGTTTGGGCAGTTCTCGCAGTTGATGAAGACCAAACACTTACTGGATCAGCTGACAAGACAATTGCGCTTTGGCAAGGTAGTAAATTAGCCCACCGATACACCGGTCATACGGACGCAGTTCGTGGCCTCAGCATACTTCCTGAAGGCATCGATATTGGATTCGCGTCTTGTTCAAATGATGGAACTGTGAAGCTTTGGACTCTGGGTGGAGATGTCCTTCACCAATTCGATGGACACACCTCTTTTGTTTATTCGCTAGCAGCCATTGCTGAGACGGGCTCCTTGATAAGCTCAGGGGAGGATAGAACTGCGCGAATATGGGAAG ACGGCGAACTTGTTCAGACGCTCACCCATCCCGCAATTTCAGTCTGGACAgtagatgccatgccaaacGGGGATATTGTAACCGGATGTTCCGATGGCGTGGTTCGAGTATTCTCGAGGAACGAAAGTCGATGGGCCAATGCGGAGACCATCCAG GCGTTTGAAAACCAAGTGGCCAGTCAAGCCATTCCGTC TGAGTCGGTCGGAGATGTCAAGAAAACTGATCTACCTGGACCAGAGGCCTTGGAGCGTTCCGGAAATAAAGACGGACAAGTAATCATGGTCAGAACTGCATCTGGATCGGTGGAAGCTCATGAG TGGTCGGCAGGCCAACGTAAATGGGTCAAGATAGGGGACGTTGTCGATGCTGTGGGCCAAAATCGGAAGCAGCTTTACAACGGCAAGGAGTACGACTACGTTTTCAAAGTTGATATCAAGGATGGCGCACCTCCACTATCCCTTCCTTACAATGCCACAG ATAATCCATATTCTGCAGCACAGAAGTTCTTGGCTGAGAACGAGCTATCCATGGAGTATATCGACCAGGTGGTTGGTTTTATAGAGAAAAATACTGGAGGGTTCAAGGTGGAGCAACAGTCTCAGCAATTCGTCGATCCTTATACAG GTGCATCGCGGTATCAAGCGAATCCAACGTCAGCACCGTCCAATAATATTACCACATATTCAGATCCCTTCACCGGTGGATCGCGTTACGCCCCCGCGTCGACGCATGCTGCGGCGACACCTCCGCCTCCAAAGCCCGTTAATTCTATTCTCCCAGTG AGGACGGCTTTGGGATTTAAGCAAGCCAATATCCCTGCGATGGAAAACAAATTCAAGCAGTTAAACGAAGGATTATCTGGGGACCCA AATACTTCGTCTCTGGCATTGACACCTCTCGAGTTTAAGTTATTCAACCGTTCGTTTGCTCTCATGAACGCCAAAGCACACTCTCCGCCAAAAGTACCCGTCGAAACCAGTGCCGAGTTGTCACAGAAAGATATCGACATCATTGCTGACGTTCTAGCGCGCTGGCCATCCTTGCAAAGATTCCCTG TTGTTGACCTTTTAAGGCTCTTGATTGCTTATTCTCCAAACACGTTCGAGGCCCCTCAGACATCACAGAAATTGATCGATGCCTTATTCGAAGCATCAGAATGGAAATCTGAGCCGTGGCCATCGCCTCTGCCGAAGCATAGAGAGACTAACGTATTACTCACACTACGAGCCCTTTCTAATTTATTCCAAGTCGGCCCGCACAAAGTTGTAGGAACTGGTCCTTGGGTTCCTGGG TTGTTCACGACTTTAGCTGCTGGTCCCTACTCTGTGTTGACCAAAACGCAAAAGGTGGCTCTAGCAACAATCGCTTTCAA TTATTCAGTCGTTGAATTGATCGGAAAAGTGGATCCTTTGGCCGCTCCTGCCCATGTTTCTTTGGTAACTCTA ATATTGAACAATGAGAGGGAAGATAATGAAACTGGCTACCGCGCCCTGGTTGCGCTGGGCAACATC GTATATAACGCAAAGAGCCAAGGCTCATTGAGCGATGTTGCTGCAGCTGCCTATAGGCCATTGTTGACCAATGTTGCCACCGCATTCCCCGAAGAGCGGGTTTTATCTTTGGTTCAGGAGATTAAAGCTTTATTAGGTTAA
- a CDS encoding fumarylacetoacetate hydrolase domain-containing protein 2, with product MAHYLTRGKKIVAIGRNYLEHIKELGNTVPPEPFFFLKPTTSYLTGKRFEVPKGVLVHYEVELGVVIGKTGRDISEAQADSHVAGYTLSIDMTARNMQDAVKKKGLPWSAAKGFDTFTPTSPFIPREKIVDPHNLNLWLKINGEFKQNGNTKDMMNRIPRLIQHVSSIMTLEEGDLILTGTPHGVGPVKVGDQITAGLAVPDKPDLLASLELEAVARDGGYIFKE from the exons ATGGCACACTATCTGACCCGAGGAAAGAAG ATCGTTGCAATCGGACGCAACTACCTTGAACATATCAAGGAACTTGGAAACACTGTGCCGCCAGAGcctttcttcttcctcaagcCCACAACGAGCTATTTGACCGGAAAGAGGTTTGAGGTCCCAAAGGGAGTTTTAGTTCACTATGAAG TCGAACTCGGTGTTGTTATCGGAAAGACAGGAAGGGATATTTCTGAAGCGCAGGCGGACTCCCATGTTGCTGGATATA CCCTCTCAATCGATATGACTGCACGGAATATGCAGGATGCTGTCAAGAAGAAGGGATTGCCCTGGTCAGCAGCCAAAGGATTCGATACGTTTACACCTACAAG TCCTTTCATTCCACGGGAAAAGATTGTCGATCCACACAACTTGAATCTCTGGCTAAAG ATCAATGGGGAATTCAAACAAAATGGCAATACTAAGGACATGATGAACCGTATCCCACGTCTTATCCAGCACGTGTCTTCTATTATGACCCTTGAG GAAGGTGATTTGATCCTCACAG GTACCCCTCACGGAGTCGGACCTGTTAAAGTTGGCGATCAAATTACTGCAGGACTCGCTGTTCCAGACAAGCCTGATCTCTTAGCGTCGCTTGAGCTCGAGGCTGTAGCAAGAGACGGAGGATATATTTTCAAGGAATAG